The proteins below come from a single Microtus ochrogaster isolate Prairie Vole_2 chromosome 8, MicOch1.0, whole genome shotgun sequence genomic window:
- the Nfkb2 gene encoding nuclear factor NF-kappa-B p100 subunit isoform X2, translated as MDSCYGPGVDGIPDYDDFEFSPSIVEPKDPAPETADGPYLVIVEQPKQRGFRFRYGCEGPSHGGLPGASSEKGRKTYPTVKICNYEGPAKIEVDLVTHSDPPRAHAHSLVGKQCSELGVCAVSVGPKDMTAQFNNLGVLHVTKKNMMEIMIQKLQRQRLRSKPQGLTEAERRELEQEAKELKKVMDLSIVRLRFSAFLRASDGSFTLPLKPVISQPIHDSKSPGASNLKISRMDKTAGSVRGGDEVYLLCDKVQKDDIEVRFYEDDENGWQAFGDFSPTDVHKQYAIVFRTPPYHKMKIERPVTVFLQLKRKRGGDVSDSKQFTYYPLVEDKEEVQRKRRKALPTFSQPFGGGSHMGGGSGGSAGGYGGAGGGGSLGFFPSLAYNPYQSGAAPMGGYLGGGGGAQMAGSGRGVDAGEVAEEPKAPPEVPRCESQALEALQQAREYNARLFGLALRSARALLDYGVTADARALLAGQRHLLTAQDENGDTPLHLAIIHGQTGVIEQIAHVIYHAQYLGVINLTNHLHQTPLHLAVITGQTRVVSFLLQVGADPTLLDRHGDSAVHLALRAGAEAPDLLRALLHSGTRAVPQILHMPDFAGLYPVHLAVHARSPECLDLLVDSGAEVEAAERQGGRTPLHLATEMEELGLVTHLVTKLHANVNARTFAGNTPLHLAAGLGSPTLTRLLLKAGADIHAENEEPLYPPSSPPTSGSDSDSEEPERDTQRNFRGHTPLDLTCSIKVKTLLLNAAQNTVEPPLAPPSPAGPGLSLGDATLQNLEQLLDGPEAQGSWAELAERLGLRSLVDTYRRTPSPSGSLLRSYKLAGGDLVGLLEALKDMGLHEGVRLLSSPETRDKLPSTEAKEDSAYGSQSVEQEAEKLCPPPEPPGGLCHGHPQPQVH; from the exons ATGGACAGTTGCTACGGCCCA GGTGTGGATGGCATCCCCGACTATGATGATTTTGAATTCAGCCCCTCCATTGTGGAGCCCAAGGATCCAGCCCCAGAGACAG CTGATGGCCCCTATCTGGTGATTGTGGAGCAGCCCAAACAG CGAGGCTTCAGATTTCGATATGGATGTGAAGGCCCCTCCCACGGAGGCCTCCCAGGTGCCTCCAGTGAAAAGGGCCGCAAGACCTATCCTACTGTCAAG ATCTGTAACTATGAGGGACCGGCCAAGATTGAAGTGGACCTGGTAACACACAGTGACCCACCTCGTGCGCACGCCCACAGCCTGGTGGGCAAGCAGTGCTCAGAGCTGGGGGTCTGTGCTGTGTCTGTAGGACCCAAGGACATGACTGCTCA atTTAATAATCTGGGGGTCCTGCATGTGACCAAGAAGAACATGATGGAGATCATGATCCAGAAACTTCAAAGGCAGAGGCTTCGCTCCAAGCCCCAGGGACTTACAG AGGCTGAGCGGCGGGAGCTAGAGCAGGAGGCCAAGGAACTGAAGAAAGTGATGGATCTGAGTATTGTCCGGCTGcgcttctctgctttccttcgTGCTAGCGATGGCTCCTTCACTTTGCCCCTGAAGCCCGTTATCTCCCAGCCCATCCATGACAGCA AGTCTCCAGGGGCCTCAAACCTGAAGATTTCCCGGATGGACAAAACAGCCGGTTCTGTGCGCGGTGGTGACGAAGTTTATTTGCTTTGTGATAAGGTGCAGAAAG ATGACATTGAGGTTCGGTTCTACGAGGATGACGAGAACGGATGGCAAGCCTTTGGGGACTTCTCTCCCACAGACGTTCATAAACAG TATGCCATCGTGTTCCGAACACCGCCCTATCACAAGATGAAGATAGAGAGGCCTGTAACGGTGTTCCTGCAGCTAAAACGCAAACGTGGTGGGGACGTCTCCGACTCCAAACAGTTCACCTATTACCCTCTGGTGGAAG ACAAGGAGGAAGTGCAGCGGAAGCGGAGGAAGGCCTTGCccaccttttcccagcccttcgGGGGCGGATCTCACATGGGTGGGGGCTCTGGGGGCTCCGCTGGGGGTTATGGAGGCGCTGGAGGAG GTGGTAGCCTCGGCTTTTTCCCCTCTTTGGCCTACAACCCCTACCAGTCCGGCGCGGCCCCAATGGGCGGCTACTTGGGTGGAGGGGGCGGAGCACAGATGGCCGGTTCTGGGCGGGGCGTGGATGCTGGGGAGGTGGCGGAAGAGCCGAAGGCGCCCCCTGAGGTCCCCCGGTGCGAATCGCAGGCCCTGGAGGCGCTGCAGCAAG CTCGCGAGTACAACGCGCGCCTGTTCGGTCTGGCGCTGCGCAGCGCCCGAGCGTTGCTGGACTACGGTGTCACCGCGGACGCGCGCGCTCTGCTGGCCGGACAGCGCCACCTGCTGACGGCCCAGGACGAGAACGGAGACAC GCCGCTGCACCTGGCCATTATCCACGGGCAGACTGGTGTCATTGAGCAGATAGCCCATGTCATCTACCATGCCCAGTACCTTGGGGTCATCAACCTCACTAACCACCTGCACCAG aCACCTCTGCACCTAGCAGTAATCACTGGGCAGACAAGGGTGGTGAGCTTCCTGCTGCAGGTGGGTGCAGACCCCACACTGCTGGACCGGCATGGAGACTCAGCTGTGCACCTGGCTCTCCGGGCAGGTGCTGAAGCCCCAGACCTGTTGCGGGCACTGTTACATAGTGGGACCCGCGCTGTGCCCCAAATATTGCACATGCCTGATTTCGCGG GACTGTATCCAGTACACCTGGCAGTTCATGCCCGGAGCCCCGAGTGCCTGGACCTGCTAGTTGACAGTGGAGCCGAAGTGGAGGCAGCAGAGAGGCAAGGAGGCAGAACACCCCTGCATCTAGCCACAGAGATGGAGGAGCTGGGGTTGGTCACCCATCTAGTTACCAAG CTCCATGCCAATGTGAACGCCCGGACATTTGCTGGAAACACACCCCTCCACCTGGCAGCTGGACTCGGATCCCCAACCCTCACTCGCCTTCTCCTAAAGGCTG GTGCTGACATCCATGCAGAGAACGAGGAGCCTCTGTACCCTCCGTCCTCACCCCCTACCTCTGGGAGTGACTCTGATTCTGAGGAGCCTGAGAGGGACACCCAAAGGAACTTCCGGGGTCACACACCTCTTGACCTCACTTGCAGCATCAAG gtgaaGACTCTGCTGCTAAATGCTGCTCAGAACACCGTGGAGCCGCCCCTGGCCCCACCCAGCCCTGCAG GGCCAGGGCTGTCACTGGGAGATGCAACCCTACAGAACCTGGAACAGCTGCTAGACGGGCCGGAAGCCCAGGGCAGCTGGGCAGAACTGGCAGAGCGACTGGGGCTGCGAAGTCTGGTGGATACATACAGGAGGACCCCCTCGCCCAGTGGCAGCCTCCTGCGTAGTTACAAG ctGGCTGGCGGGGACTTGGTGGGTCTGCTGGAGGCCTTGAAGGACATGGGTCTGCACGAGGGAGTGAGACTGCTGAGCAGTCCTGAGACCCGAGACAAGCTGCCCAGCACAG AGGCAAAAGAAGACAGTGCCTATGGGAGCCAGTCGgtggagcaggaggcagagaagctgTGTCCACCCCCAGAGCCACCAGGAGGCCTCTGCCACGGGCACCCCCAGCCCCAGGTGCACTGA
- the Nfkb2 gene encoding nuclear factor NF-kappa-B p100 subunit isoform X1 — protein sequence MDSCYGPGVDGIPDYDDFEFSPSIVEPKDPAPETADGPYLVIVEQPKQRGFRFRYGCEGPSHGGLPGASSEKGRKTYPTVKICNYEGPAKIEVDLVTHSDPPRAHAHSLVGKQCSELGVCAVSVGPKDMTAQFNNLGVLHVTKKNMMEIMIQKLQRQRLRSKPQGLTEAERRELEQEAKELKKVMDLSIVRLRFSAFLRASDGSFTLPLKPVISQPIHDSKSPGASNLKISRMDKTAGSVRGGDEVYLLCDKVQKDDIEVRFYEDDENGWQAFGDFSPTDVHKQYAIVFRTPPYHKMKIERPVTVFLQLKRKRGGDVSDSKQFTYYPLVEDKEEVQRKRRKALPTFSQPFGGGSHMGGGSGGSAGGYGGAGGGGSLGFFPSLAYNPYQSGAAPMGGYLGGGGGAQMAGSGRGVDAGEVAEEPKAPPEVPRCESQALEALQQAREYNARLFGLALRSARALLDYGVTADARALLAGQRHLLTAQDENGDTPLHLAIIHGQTGVIEQIAHVIYHAQYLGVINLTNHLHQTPLHLAVITGQTRVVSFLLQVGADPTLLDRHGDSAVHLALRAGAEAPDLLRALLHSGTRAVPQILHMPDFAGLYPVHLAVHARSPECLDLLVDSGAEVEAAERQGGRTPLHLATEMEELGLVTHLVTKLHANVNARTFAGNTPLHLAAGLGSPTLTRLLLKAGADIHAENEEPLYPPSSPPTSGSDSDSEEPERDTQRNFRGHTPLDLTCSIKVKTLLLNAAQNTVEPPLAPPSPAGPGLSLGDATLQNLEQLLDGPEAQGSWAELAERLGLRSLVDTYRRTPSPSGSLLRSYKLAGGDLVGLLEALKDMGLHEGVRLLSSPETRDKLPSTAEAKEDSAYGSQSVEQEAEKLCPPPEPPGGLCHGHPQPQVH from the exons ATGGACAGTTGCTACGGCCCA GGTGTGGATGGCATCCCCGACTATGATGATTTTGAATTCAGCCCCTCCATTGTGGAGCCCAAGGATCCAGCCCCAGAGACAG CTGATGGCCCCTATCTGGTGATTGTGGAGCAGCCCAAACAG CGAGGCTTCAGATTTCGATATGGATGTGAAGGCCCCTCCCACGGAGGCCTCCCAGGTGCCTCCAGTGAAAAGGGCCGCAAGACCTATCCTACTGTCAAG ATCTGTAACTATGAGGGACCGGCCAAGATTGAAGTGGACCTGGTAACACACAGTGACCCACCTCGTGCGCACGCCCACAGCCTGGTGGGCAAGCAGTGCTCAGAGCTGGGGGTCTGTGCTGTGTCTGTAGGACCCAAGGACATGACTGCTCA atTTAATAATCTGGGGGTCCTGCATGTGACCAAGAAGAACATGATGGAGATCATGATCCAGAAACTTCAAAGGCAGAGGCTTCGCTCCAAGCCCCAGGGACTTACAG AGGCTGAGCGGCGGGAGCTAGAGCAGGAGGCCAAGGAACTGAAGAAAGTGATGGATCTGAGTATTGTCCGGCTGcgcttctctgctttccttcgTGCTAGCGATGGCTCCTTCACTTTGCCCCTGAAGCCCGTTATCTCCCAGCCCATCCATGACAGCA AGTCTCCAGGGGCCTCAAACCTGAAGATTTCCCGGATGGACAAAACAGCCGGTTCTGTGCGCGGTGGTGACGAAGTTTATTTGCTTTGTGATAAGGTGCAGAAAG ATGACATTGAGGTTCGGTTCTACGAGGATGACGAGAACGGATGGCAAGCCTTTGGGGACTTCTCTCCCACAGACGTTCATAAACAG TATGCCATCGTGTTCCGAACACCGCCCTATCACAAGATGAAGATAGAGAGGCCTGTAACGGTGTTCCTGCAGCTAAAACGCAAACGTGGTGGGGACGTCTCCGACTCCAAACAGTTCACCTATTACCCTCTGGTGGAAG ACAAGGAGGAAGTGCAGCGGAAGCGGAGGAAGGCCTTGCccaccttttcccagcccttcgGGGGCGGATCTCACATGGGTGGGGGCTCTGGGGGCTCCGCTGGGGGTTATGGAGGCGCTGGAGGAG GTGGTAGCCTCGGCTTTTTCCCCTCTTTGGCCTACAACCCCTACCAGTCCGGCGCGGCCCCAATGGGCGGCTACTTGGGTGGAGGGGGCGGAGCACAGATGGCCGGTTCTGGGCGGGGCGTGGATGCTGGGGAGGTGGCGGAAGAGCCGAAGGCGCCCCCTGAGGTCCCCCGGTGCGAATCGCAGGCCCTGGAGGCGCTGCAGCAAG CTCGCGAGTACAACGCGCGCCTGTTCGGTCTGGCGCTGCGCAGCGCCCGAGCGTTGCTGGACTACGGTGTCACCGCGGACGCGCGCGCTCTGCTGGCCGGACAGCGCCACCTGCTGACGGCCCAGGACGAGAACGGAGACAC GCCGCTGCACCTGGCCATTATCCACGGGCAGACTGGTGTCATTGAGCAGATAGCCCATGTCATCTACCATGCCCAGTACCTTGGGGTCATCAACCTCACTAACCACCTGCACCAG aCACCTCTGCACCTAGCAGTAATCACTGGGCAGACAAGGGTGGTGAGCTTCCTGCTGCAGGTGGGTGCAGACCCCACACTGCTGGACCGGCATGGAGACTCAGCTGTGCACCTGGCTCTCCGGGCAGGTGCTGAAGCCCCAGACCTGTTGCGGGCACTGTTACATAGTGGGACCCGCGCTGTGCCCCAAATATTGCACATGCCTGATTTCGCGG GACTGTATCCAGTACACCTGGCAGTTCATGCCCGGAGCCCCGAGTGCCTGGACCTGCTAGTTGACAGTGGAGCCGAAGTGGAGGCAGCAGAGAGGCAAGGAGGCAGAACACCCCTGCATCTAGCCACAGAGATGGAGGAGCTGGGGTTGGTCACCCATCTAGTTACCAAG CTCCATGCCAATGTGAACGCCCGGACATTTGCTGGAAACACACCCCTCCACCTGGCAGCTGGACTCGGATCCCCAACCCTCACTCGCCTTCTCCTAAAGGCTG GTGCTGACATCCATGCAGAGAACGAGGAGCCTCTGTACCCTCCGTCCTCACCCCCTACCTCTGGGAGTGACTCTGATTCTGAGGAGCCTGAGAGGGACACCCAAAGGAACTTCCGGGGTCACACACCTCTTGACCTCACTTGCAGCATCAAG gtgaaGACTCTGCTGCTAAATGCTGCTCAGAACACCGTGGAGCCGCCCCTGGCCCCACCCAGCCCTGCAG GGCCAGGGCTGTCACTGGGAGATGCAACCCTACAGAACCTGGAACAGCTGCTAGACGGGCCGGAAGCCCAGGGCAGCTGGGCAGAACTGGCAGAGCGACTGGGGCTGCGAAGTCTGGTGGATACATACAGGAGGACCCCCTCGCCCAGTGGCAGCCTCCTGCGTAGTTACAAG ctGGCTGGCGGGGACTTGGTGGGTCTGCTGGAGGCCTTGAAGGACATGGGTCTGCACGAGGGAGTGAGACTGCTGAGCAGTCCTGAGACCCGAGACAAGCTGCCCAGCACAG CAGAGGCAAAAGAAGACAGTGCCTATGGGAGCCAGTCGgtggagcaggaggcagagaagctgTGTCCACCCCCAGAGCCACCAGGAGGCCTCTGCCACGGGCACCCCCAGCCCCAGGTGCACTGA